A single region of the Erythrobacter sp. genome encodes:
- a CDS encoding DUF411 domain-containing protein → MKIRFLVLPKRSLVASALLLLAACSNAAQAATYTMFRDPNCGCCLKWADHVEHKTDAEVTSVDTTEMARIKTERGVPQELWSCHTMEIEGYMIEGHVPADAIERLLRERPEGVTGLAVPGMPVGSPGMEFENRIQPFDVIAFRPSGQSVFASYP, encoded by the coding sequence ATGAAAATCCGGTTTTTGGTCCTACCTAAAAGGTCGCTTGTGGCATCCGCATTGTTGTTGCTGGCAGCCTGCTCAAACGCTGCCCAGGCTGCGACCTACACGATGTTCCGCGATCCCAATTGCGGTTGTTGCCTGAAATGGGCTGATCACGTCGAGCACAAAACGGATGCCGAGGTGACCTCGGTCGATACGACCGAAATGGCACGGATCAAAACCGAGCGCGGCGTGCCGCAAGAGCTCTGGTCGTGCCACACGATGGAAATCGAGGGCTACATGATCGAGGGCCATGTACCGGCAGATGCGATCGAACGATTGCTGCGCGAACGGCCGGAGGGCGTCACCGGGCTGGCCGTTCCCGGCATGCCCGTCGGCTCGCCCGGCATGGAATTCGAAAACCGGATTCAGCCATTCGATGTGATCGCCTTTCGACCTAGCGGCCAAAGCGTGTTCGCATCCTACCCCTGA
- a CDS encoding PepSY domain-containing protein, whose product MTRSVKLRLHVLGSKIHKWLAILVGLQVLLWMGTGALMSFLDIKEVRSEHVVSREPQALSADAPLPAWVANKGNLAAVTMRSLDGEAVTEIQLIDGSVSLHDPATGRKLSPISAETAKSVALRAWTGPRTTIESARLVDEPVGTEFRGPFPAWQVTYGDEASTRIYVDASSGTVGAARSDTWRLFDFIWGLHIMDWTQRDRINSWWLLLFGIGGTVMALSGFVLLANRMPRLRVRKR is encoded by the coding sequence GTGACGCGTTCGGTAAAGCTGCGCCTGCATGTGCTGGGCAGCAAGATTCACAAGTGGCTGGCGATTTTGGTCGGTCTTCAGGTTCTATTGTGGATGGGAACCGGTGCCTTGATGTCGTTTCTCGATATCAAGGAGGTTCGCTCCGAGCACGTCGTTTCGCGTGAACCACAAGCGCTGTCTGCCGACGCCCCGCTCCCTGCCTGGGTCGCAAACAAGGGCAACCTTGCTGCTGTGACGATGCGTTCGCTCGATGGCGAAGCGGTAACAGAGATCCAACTGATCGACGGAAGCGTTAGCCTGCACGATCCGGCGACCGGGCGAAAACTCTCGCCAATCTCGGCTGAGACAGCGAAATCGGTTGCCCTGCGCGCCTGGACTGGACCTCGAACGACGATCGAGTCCGCGCGACTTGTTGACGAGCCAGTGGGGACAGAATTTCGCGGACCTTTTCCGGCTTGGCAGGTCACATACGGGGACGAGGCTTCCACACGCATCTATGTCGATGCTTCGAGTGGTACAGTCGGGGCGGCACGCAGCGATACCTGGCGCCTGTTCGATTTCATCTGGGGCTTGCACATCATGGATTGGACCCAGCGTGACCGCATCAACAGCTGGTGGCTGCTCCTGTTTGGTATAGGCGGCACGGTCATGGCCCTGTCGGGCTTTGTTCTCCTTGCAAACCGAATGCCAAGGCTGCGGGTTAGAAAGAGGTAG
- a CDS encoding periplasmic heavy metal sensor, whose amino-acid sequence MKTQHILFAILLAALAGCLGAFASDYWRDGEPSGGLHQFVHDELELSPEQNSRLEALESRYAVEKSELEASLRAANARLARAMEAEHEYGPEVSAAIDDVHEKMGALQKATVRHVFDMRELLDPDQKLLFDRQVSDALTNAPRD is encoded by the coding sequence TTGAAGACGCAGCATATACTCTTCGCCATCCTGCTTGCAGCGCTCGCTGGTTGCCTCGGTGCCTTTGCATCGGATTATTGGCGCGACGGGGAACCAAGCGGCGGATTGCACCAGTTCGTTCATGATGAACTAGAGCTTAGCCCCGAGCAAAACTCACGGCTTGAAGCCTTGGAAAGCCGCTATGCCGTAGAAAAATCAGAACTGGAAGCCTCGCTGCGCGCGGCCAATGCCCGGCTCGCAAGGGCAATGGAGGCCGAACACGAATACGGCCCCGAAGTGAGCGCCGCGATCGATGACGTCCACGAGAAGATGGGCGCACTCCAGAAAGCGACCGTGCGCCATGTCTTCGATATGCGCGAACTGCTCGACCCGGACCAAAAGCTTTTGTTCGACCGTCAGGTCTCCGATGCTCTGACCAACGCTCCGCGCGACTGA
- a CDS encoding copper resistance protein B gives MKTPVFSSLASVAAVSVVAVPAAAQDHNHSATAQQKGAGPQAAAKTKCEQEAEPHRAMGHQVAEDGCGPAAQPEAATDHPSIDHSTMDHGSMTAQDDQSSMTMPMDAAGPSSSSAGHAEMDHGSMPQADADSSSMDHGQMDHSQMNHGQTGTQDMQGMDHSAMQMGSDDDIRLLPPPPEAGSGPARAAASIWGEDAMDEARRELIRETDGGIQFWFQGDRLEFRAREGGDGYLWDVQGYYGGDIDKFWFKSEGEGSFGESIEGAEVQALWSRAIAPFFDFQAGVRQDLTGPERTHAVIGIQGLAPYQFEVDAAVFVSTKGDVIARIEAELDQRITQRLILQPRAELALSAQDISELGIGAGLDRIEAGLRLRYEFAREFAPYVGVSQEWRIGGSEDFARAVGEDPSVTNYVVGVRFWF, from the coding sequence ATGAAGACTCCTGTCTTTAGCTCGCTCGCCTCGGTTGCGGCCGTTTCAGTTGTTGCGGTGCCCGCCGCGGCGCAGGATCACAATCATTCAGCAACGGCGCAGCAGAAGGGTGCCGGGCCGCAGGCCGCTGCCAAGACAAAGTGCGAGCAAGAAGCCGAGCCCCATCGCGCGATGGGGCATCAGGTAGCCGAAGATGGATGCGGACCCGCTGCCCAGCCTGAAGCTGCCACGGACCACCCTAGCATAGATCATTCTACCATGGATCATGGTTCGATGACCGCTCAGGATGATCAGTCGAGCATGACGATGCCGATGGATGCTGCCGGTCCAAGTTCGTCCTCCGCGGGCCACGCGGAAATGGATCACGGCTCGATGCCGCAGGCGGACGCCGACAGCTCGTCGATGGATCACGGGCAGATGGATCATAGCCAGATGAACCATGGGCAGACGGGCACGCAGGACATGCAGGGCATGGACCACTCGGCGATGCAGATGGGCTCGGACGATGATATCCGGTTGCTGCCGCCTCCTCCCGAGGCAGGTAGCGGCCCCGCGCGTGCGGCAGCTTCTATCTGGGGCGAGGACGCCATGGACGAAGCGCGGCGCGAACTCATCCGCGAGACCGATGGTGGCATCCAATTCTGGTTCCAGGGCGACCGGCTAGAATTCCGCGCCCGCGAAGGGGGCGACGGTTATCTTTGGGATGTTCAGGGCTATTATGGCGGCGATATCGACAAGTTCTGGTTCAAGTCGGAAGGCGAGGGCAGCTTCGGGGAGTCCATCGAGGGTGCCGAGGTCCAGGCGCTCTGGAGCCGCGCCATTGCACCCTTCTTCGATTTTCAAGCCGGTGTCCGCCAGGATCTGACTGGCCCCGAGCGCACCCATGCAGTGATCGGTATCCAAGGGCTCGCGCCTTACCAGTTCGAAGTCGATGCCGCAGTTTTCGTCTCCACCAAAGGCGATGTGATCGCACGGATCGAGGCTGAACTCGACCAGCGCATCACGCAGCGACTGATCCTCCAACCGAGAGCCGAACTCGCGCTTTCTGCGCAGGACATTTCGGAGCTGGGCATCGGTGCCGGTCTCGACCGGATCGAGGCGGGCCTGCGTCTGCGATACGAGTTCGCACGTGAGTTCGCACCCTATGTCGGCGTTTCGCAGGAATGGCGCATCGGCGGCAGCGAGGATTTTGCGCGGGCCGTCGGAGAGGATCCAAGCGTCACCAATTATGTCGTCGGCGTAAGGTTCTGGTTCTGA
- a CDS encoding class I SAM-dependent methyltransferase — translation MRDTSLPRGDRSFTPALGKVWLTPVYDAAIALLTREHVWRDAAVRAADLKPFDKVIDVGSGTGTLLRQMMSSCPPAEYLGVEPDPDVLAIAERKCGSVSHMIQWHNGFLDTLDLGRGWQPNKIISSLVLHQVSPEQKRAILEQISALLTPGGMVLIADYMRQEPPLMRRLFRMTVQQLDGIEDTQPNADGLIEEHLQEIFEDAERLRVFPTATGAISLWRGYTKKVPDS, via the coding sequence ATGCGTGATACGAGCCTGCCAAGGGGAGATCGCAGTTTCACTCCGGCCCTGGGCAAGGTTTGGCTCACGCCGGTATACGATGCAGCGATCGCGCTGTTGACCCGCGAGCATGTCTGGCGCGACGCCGCGGTCCGCGCCGCCGACCTCAAGCCCTTCGACAAGGTGATCGATGTCGGCAGCGGAACCGGCACCCTTCTGCGTCAGATGATGTCGAGCTGCCCGCCTGCTGAATACCTCGGTGTCGAACCAGACCCTGACGTCTTAGCAATCGCCGAGCGCAAATGCGGCAGCGTCTCTCACATGATCCAGTGGCACAATGGCTTTCTTGACACCCTCGACCTCGGTCGGGGTTGGCAACCGAACAAGATCATAAGCAGCCTCGTTCTTCACCAAGTCTCCCCTGAGCAGAAGCGCGCAATCCTCGAACAAATCTCGGCGTTGCTAACGCCTGGCGGCATGGTGTTGATCGCCGACTATATGCGTCAGGAACCGCCGCTGATGCGTCGGCTTTTCAGAATGACCGTCCAACAGCTCGACGGGATCGAGGATACCCAGCCCAATGCGGACGGGCTCATCGAAGAACATCTGCAAGAAATCTTCGAGGACGCTGAACGCCTGCGAGTTTTTCCCACCGCAACCGGGGCGATTTCGCTTTGGCGCGGATACACCAAGAAGGTCCCCGACTCATGA
- a CDS encoding RNA polymerase sigma factor: MLGSQPQGEDAVQDGLASVWVARHRLDPERPVGPYLTTVVLNKCRDRLRTRKAKRYFGLVSADDAALVADESPDPENRAAARQELSLLRAEIERLPVRLREALVLVSIDGRSQAEAASLLGVSEKAIETRVYRARQRLREKFEKF, encoded by the coding sequence ATGCTTGGAAGCCAACCACAGGGCGAAGACGCTGTCCAGGACGGCCTGGCATCGGTTTGGGTCGCGAGGCATCGCCTCGACCCTGAAAGACCAGTCGGCCCCTATCTGACTACGGTGGTCCTCAATAAGTGCCGCGACCGGCTCAGAACCAGAAAAGCGAAACGTTACTTTGGACTGGTGTCGGCAGACGATGCAGCTCTCGTCGCGGATGAAAGTCCCGATCCGGAAAACCGCGCGGCGGCCCGTCAGGAACTGAGCTTGCTTAGAGCCGAAATCGAACGGCTCCCGGTCCGGCTGCGCGAAGCCCTTGTGCTGGTGAGTATCGATGGGCGCAGCCAGGCAGAAGCGGCAAGTCTGCTAGGCGTGAGCGAGAAAGCGATCGAGACCCGCGTCTACCGGGCAAGGCAGCGCCTGCGCGAAAAATTCGAGAAGTTCTGA
- a CDS encoding DUF2231 domain-containing protein, giving the protein MQTRRHLTFLALLIATFLAAPLGAHEGHKSNMSDEEMVMMEASSTDAKTNHGTGGAIAHSHSASAEHSMSADQMMQQKIEENRLTSFSDLLARLHPIAAHFPIALFLVAALTEFGLILRPSLGLQTTVRFLVAAGAIGGLGTAAFGWFAAGWRLSDRSETLAIHRWNGTAIAAAGLLAWWLSSPGKNRWWLRLVLAIIAGALIVQGYYGGEMVHGPNHMGVM; this is encoded by the coding sequence ATGCAAACCCGGCGACATCTGACCTTCCTTGCTCTTCTGATCGCGACCTTTTTGGCAGCGCCTCTCGGCGCGCACGAAGGTCATAAATCAAACATGTCCGATGAAGAGATGGTGATGATGGAAGCCAGCTCCACTGATGCAAAAACCAATCACGGCACTGGTGGAGCAATTGCACACAGCCATAGTGCGAGCGCCGAACACAGCATGTCGGCCGACCAGATGATGCAACAAAAGATCGAGGAGAACCGCCTTACCTCGTTCAGTGATCTATTGGCCAGACTGCATCCGATTGCAGCCCATTTCCCGATCGCGCTCTTTCTGGTCGCTGCGCTCACGGAGTTCGGCCTGATCCTCAGGCCCAGCCTGGGCCTTCAAACCACGGTTCGTTTTCTGGTGGCCGCAGGTGCAATTGGCGGACTTGGCACCGCCGCTTTTGGCTGGTTCGCAGCGGGCTGGCGACTTTCTGACCGATCCGAGACGTTGGCCATCCATCGTTGGAATGGCACTGCGATTGCGGCCGCCGGTCTGTTAGCCTGGTGGCTGAGTTCACCGGGCAAAAACCGTTGGTGGCTCAGACTGGTGCTGGCCATCATCGCCGGGGCGCTCATCGTCCAAGGCTATTACGGCGGCGAAATGGTTCATGGCCCCAACCATATGGGGGTCATGTGA
- a CDS encoding MerR family DNA-binding protein: protein MKITTVRYYERVGLMTKPERSAGGQRMYREDDVKRISFIKHSRHLGFSLDAIREMLQLQTTPAMDCSTANEIAETQLALVRQRIAQLTSLEKELERIAKACGGGAAADCKVIEALGDHSQCDTERHEKVEGL, encoded by the coding sequence GTGAAGATCACGACGGTACGCTACTACGAGCGCGTGGGACTAATGACGAAACCCGAGCGCAGCGCCGGCGGGCAGAGAATGTACCGCGAAGATGATGTAAAGCGCATCAGCTTCATTAAGCATTCTCGCCATTTGGGCTTTTCTCTGGATGCCATTCGCGAGATGCTACAGCTTCAAACCACCCCAGCGATGGATTGTTCTACGGCGAACGAGATCGCTGAAACGCAGCTTGCGCTTGTCCGACAGCGCATCGCGCAACTCACATCTCTCGAAAAAGAGCTGGAGCGTATCGCCAAAGCTTGCGGCGGTGGGGCCGCAGCGGATTGCAAGGTTATCGAAGCTCTCGGCGATCACAGCCAATGTGACACCGAGCGGCACGAGAAGGTCGAGGGGCTCTGA
- a CDS encoding APC family permease, which translates to MGTGVMIGAGIFALTGQIAELAGPLFPLSFIAGALVTSLAAYSYIKMSNRWPSSGGIAMILQKAYGPGVVAASASLLMALSMVINESLVARTFATYALRPFELEQNGLLVSVLALGLIVFAYLVNAAGNRSVSGFSLVMSAIKIGGIAVFAIAAIWVSGFASGAFSEPATTSSGEALLASVAFSILAFKGFTTITNSGGEIVDPHRNVGRTIMISIAVCVVVYLLVAVAVGSSLSIAQIVEARDYSLAAAAEPALGDLGFYFTVAIAITATASGVIASVFAVSRMLTMLTEMEMIPHSHFGMSGGIRSHMLVYTVVVAGALAVLFDLSRIAALGAFFYLVMDMLVHWGVFRNLREEIGARASILLAALAADAVVLSAFTWVKLKSDPAIVLYAVLGIGAVFIAEWFYLARRSSQAQDS; encoded by the coding sequence ATGGGCACGGGCGTGATGATTGGCGCCGGTATCTTTGCCCTGACGGGCCAGATCGCGGAACTGGCCGGGCCGCTCTTCCCTCTATCATTCATCGCCGGCGCGCTTGTCACGTCGCTTGCCGCATACAGCTACATCAAGATGTCGAACCGCTGGCCTTCATCCGGCGGCATCGCGATGATCCTCCAAAAGGCGTACGGCCCCGGCGTTGTTGCCGCATCGGCCTCGCTCCTGATGGCGCTGTCGATGGTTATCAACGAAAGCCTCGTCGCTCGCACTTTCGCCACTTATGCTCTGCGGCCGTTCGAGTTGGAACAAAACGGTTTGCTGGTTTCAGTCCTGGCGCTGGGGCTGATCGTCTTCGCCTACCTTGTGAACGCCGCTGGAAATCGATCCGTCAGCGGGTTCTCCTTGGTCATGTCAGCTATCAAGATCGGCGGGATCGCCGTGTTTGCTATAGCTGCAATCTGGGTCAGCGGCTTTGCCTCGGGCGCGTTCAGCGAACCTGCCACGACGTCTAGCGGCGAGGCTCTGTTAGCTTCGGTAGCGTTCTCGATCCTGGCGTTTAAGGGGTTCACCACGATAACCAATAGCGGGGGCGAGATTGTCGATCCCCACCGCAATGTCGGCCGCACGATAATGATTTCGATCGCGGTTTGCGTCGTTGTCTATTTGCTGGTCGCGGTTGCTGTAGGCTCAAGTCTCTCGATCGCCCAGATCGTGGAGGCGCGTGACTATTCGCTCGCTGCTGCTGCAGAACCCGCGTTGGGAGACCTCGGCTTTTACTTCACCGTCGCAATCGCGATCACCGCTACGGCTTCTGGTGTCATCGCCAGCGTTTTCGCCGTGTCACGAATGCTGACCATGTTGACCGAGATGGAGATGATCCCGCATAGCCATTTCGGAATGAGTGGCGGCATACGCAGCCATATGCTTGTCTATACGGTGGTCGTTGCAGGCGCTCTTGCGGTGCTCTTCGACCTCTCTCGCATCGCCGCCTTGGGCGCCTTCTTCTACCTTGTAATGGACATGCTCGTGCACTGGGGGGTGTTTCGAAACCTGCGTGAGGAAATCGGCGCGCGCGCATCCATTCTGTTGGCCGCGCTCGCAGCAGACGCGGTGGTTTTAAGCGCATTCACATGGGTCAAACTGAAAAGCGATCCGGCGATCGTCCTCTATGCCGTTCTTGGAATTGGCGCTGTGTTCATCGCCGAGTGGTTCTACCTCGCGCGTAGATCGTCGCAGGCGCAAGATTCCTAA
- a CDS encoding metal-sensitive transcriptional regulator, producing MSDKKSSKFANTITRMRRVEGQARGIVKMMEEDRYCVDILQQIIALEAAARQARIKVLDIHARHCIEEAIASDDKADQSEKVAELVALVEKMAK from the coding sequence ATGAGCGACAAAAAAAGCAGCAAATTTGCGAACACCATAACCCGCATGCGACGTGTCGAAGGGCAGGCTCGCGGTATTGTCAAAATGATGGAGGAAGACCGCTATTGTGTGGATATTCTCCAGCAGATCATCGCGCTCGAAGCGGCGGCGCGGCAAGCGCGTATCAAGGTCCTCGACATTCACGCCCGACATTGCATCGAAGAAGCGATCGCTTCGGACGATAAGGCCGATCAGTCGGAGAAAGTCGCCGAACTTGTCGCATTGGTCGAAAAGATGGCCAAATAG
- a CDS encoding copper resistance system multicopper oxidase: protein MTIVNRRKFLGTSAGGLGLLGLSGAMPAWARGADISAGNARKGLDEVSGPNIDLTVARSAFATGNRRGGAIAVNGTIPGPLLRLQEGTTVRLNVHNQLQEDTSIHWHGLLVPFQLDGVPGVSFPGVKPGETFTAEFPVRQAGTYWWHSHSGLQEQAGHYGAIVVDPEGPDPVQADREYIVVLSEFSAMSPHTIFDKLKKGEGYFNYNQNTWTDDYPLSGEDRRMWAKMRMMPTDILDVSSAAYTYLLNGHGPLDNLEYLFRPGERVRLRFINAGAMTFFNIRIPGLPMTVVQADGKDVEPVEVDEFQIGVAETYDVVVTPGEQQAYTLVAESMDRSGMGIATLASAPGARAAIPPLRDPPLLTMADMGMSGMDHGSGGDAGMSGMDHGNGGDMAGMDHGSSGDTEMVGMAGMSGMKMRDTSRLPPDVKVGPGLDMVSMNPVDRMGDPGIGLADVPHRTLDYRKLRALVPNKDPRTPSRRMEIHLTGNMERYMWSFDGKKFSAVSDEPIRFAYNERVRVKLINDTMMAHPIHLHGHFFELVNGAPGDRQPLKHTVVVQPGGSAQFDLTADETGDWAFHCHLLYHMHAGMFQIVTVANPDGSTA, encoded by the coding sequence ATGACAATCGTAAATCGCAGAAAATTCCTCGGCACAAGCGCTGGCGGCTTGGGCTTGCTTGGTCTCAGCGGCGCCATGCCCGCTTGGGCGCGCGGCGCGGATATCTCGGCGGGAAATGCCCGCAAAGGGCTGGACGAAGTGTCCGGGCCGAATATCGACCTCACCGTTGCGCGGTCGGCCTTCGCGACGGGTAACAGGCGCGGCGGTGCCATTGCCGTCAACGGCACTATCCCCGGCCCGCTGTTGCGCTTGCAGGAAGGTACGACAGTCCGGCTCAATGTGCACAACCAACTCCAGGAAGATACCTCGATCCACTGGCATGGCCTGCTCGTGCCGTTTCAGCTAGATGGCGTGCCGGGCGTGAGCTTCCCCGGCGTCAAGCCGGGAGAAACCTTCACCGCAGAATTCCCGGTTCGTCAGGCGGGCACCTATTGGTGGCACTCGCATAGCGGCCTGCAGGAACAGGCCGGACACTACGGCGCGATCGTGGTCGATCCGGAAGGGCCCGATCCGGTTCAGGCTGACCGCGAATATATCGTGGTTCTGAGCGAGTTCAGCGCCATGTCCCCGCACACGATTTTCGACAAACTGAAGAAGGGCGAAGGCTACTTCAACTACAATCAGAACACCTGGACCGACGACTACCCGCTTTCGGGTGAGGATCGCCGGATGTGGGCGAAAATGCGCATGATGCCGACCGACATCCTCGACGTGTCGAGCGCGGCTTACACCTACCTTCTCAACGGTCATGGCCCGCTCGACAATCTGGAATACCTTTTCCGGCCTGGCGAACGCGTGCGGCTGCGCTTCATCAATGCCGGCGCCATGACCTTCTTCAACATCCGTATTCCCGGCCTGCCGATGACTGTCGTGCAGGCGGACGGGAAGGATGTCGAACCGGTCGAGGTCGACGAGTTCCAGATTGGCGTTGCCGAGACATATGATGTCGTCGTTACGCCGGGCGAACAACAAGCTTACACACTGGTGGCGGAATCCATGGACCGCTCGGGCATGGGGATCGCCACGCTTGCGAGCGCACCCGGTGCGCGCGCCGCAATTCCGCCCCTGCGCGATCCGCCGCTCTTGACCATGGCAGACATGGGAATGAGCGGTATGGATCACGGCTCGGGCGGCGATGCCGGCATGTCGGGAATGGACCACGGCAATGGCGGCGACATGGCGGGGATGGATCACGGTTCCTCCGGCGATACCGAAATGGTTGGCATGGCCGGCATGTCGGGCATGAAAATGCGCGATACCTCGCGCTTGCCGCCCGATGTGAAGGTGGGGCCGGGTCTCGACATGGTGTCGATGAATCCGGTCGACCGAATGGGCGATCCCGGCATCGGTCTTGCCGATGTTCCCCATCGAACGCTCGACTACCGCAAGCTTCGCGCACTGGTGCCGAACAAGGATCCGCGAACTCCTTCACGGCGGATGGAAATACACCTCACCGGCAACATGGAGCGCTACATGTGGTCGTTCGACGGCAAGAAGTTCTCCGCCGTCTCCGACGAACCGATCCGCTTTGCCTATAACGAGCGCGTGCGCGTGAAGCTAATCAACGATACGATGATGGCGCACCCCATCCACCTCCACGGCCATTTTTTCGAATTGGTCAATGGCGCGCCTGGAGACCGCCAACCGCTCAAACACACGGTTGTCGTGCAGCCGGGCGGCAGCGCGCAGTTCGACCTGACGGCGGACGAGACGGGCGACTGGGCTTTCCACTGTCACCTACTCTACCACATGCATGCCGGTATGTTTCAAATCGTTACCGTTGCCAACCCAGATGGGAGCACAGCATGA
- a CDS encoding DUF3703 domain-containing protein has product MTIMAKEQILSLIEIERAAFEKAKQVGNCDAAWRALEREHILGQAFFWQHIRSHIAMLRFALTQGEIGEALGQFVRLVLAPLGNITGRLPWGNTGRSNVNAFTPMPYPDDLAEIFSLPDQVHRR; this is encoded by the coding sequence ATGACCATCATGGCAAAGGAACAGATCCTCTCGTTGATCGAAATCGAAAGAGCCGCTTTCGAAAAGGCAAAACAGGTAGGCAATTGTGACGCGGCGTGGAGGGCACTTGAGCGCGAGCACATCCTCGGTCAGGCATTTTTCTGGCAGCATATCCGATCGCATATTGCGATGCTCAGGTTTGCTCTCACACAAGGGGAGATCGGCGAAGCTCTCGGACAGTTCGTGCGACTGGTTCTGGCGCCGCTCGGCAATATTACGGGCAGGCTGCCTTGGGGTAACACGGGACGGTCCAACGTTAATGCCTTCACGCCGATGCCGTACCCGGATGACCTTGCAGAAATATTCTCGCTACCTGACCAGGTCCATAGGCGATAA
- a CDS encoding nuclear transport factor 2 family protein, whose product MNKAVTRIVSTALALALMPTAASAQQMDHSSHAGHPMQAMDASVDDVAGAEDVLKAYRTALEARDADAMSALFAESSAIFENGKAEGSFANYMEHHLGPELHAIKSFTFSDPTLTVTRMGHMAYGYETYGYRIELEDGRVFDRDGVATSVLSHDASGWKIVQYHSSSRAPRN is encoded by the coding sequence ATGAACAAGGCTGTCACACGGATCGTATCGACCGCGCTCGCACTTGCGCTGATGCCAACGGCTGCATCGGCGCAGCAGATGGATCATTCATCCCATGCAGGCCACCCGATGCAAGCCATGGACGCTTCTGTCGACGATGTTGCGGGAGCGGAAGATGTGCTGAAGGCCTATCGCACTGCCCTGGAAGCACGCGATGCCGACGCGATGTCCGCGCTCTTCGCGGAATCGTCCGCAATTTTCGAAAACGGCAAGGCAGAGGGTAGCTTCGCAAACTATATGGAGCATCATCTCGGCCCCGAGCTTCATGCGATCAAGAGCTTCACCTTTTCCGATCCGACGCTGACCGTGACGCGTATGGGGCATATGGCTTATGGCTATGAAACTTACGGGTATCGGATCGAGCTGGAGGATGGGCGCGTATTCGATCGTGATGGTGTTGCGACATCGGTACTCTCGCACGATGCTTCGGGCTGGAAAATTGTGCAGTACCATTCGTCATCGCGAGCACCGCGGAACTGA
- a CDS encoding cation transporter: MSGCCEEKVFDGLSPAYKRALIIVIAINATMFVIEMWAGMASGSQALKADALDFAGDAATYGLSLAVIGASIRTRAMASLIKSGSLALIAITVLGMTALRFAEGVPPEAQTMSLVALLALGANVASVIILLKWRDGDSNVRSVWLCSRNDAIGNVAVIVAGLLVAATASALPDLLVAIMLAGLFLRSSIAIARQAMSELRSERLHLERGESR, from the coding sequence ATGTCAGGCTGCTGCGAAGAGAAAGTGTTCGATGGGCTGTCACCGGCCTACAAGCGGGCCTTGATCATAGTGATCGCGATCAATGCGACCATGTTCGTTATCGAGATGTGGGCCGGTATGGCCTCCGGCTCGCAAGCTCTGAAAGCCGATGCCCTCGACTTCGCTGGGGACGCCGCGACTTATGGCCTTAGCCTGGCTGTGATCGGCGCATCCATTCGAACCAGAGCTATGGCCTCCTTGATCAAAAGCGGCTCGCTCGCGCTTATCGCCATCACAGTTCTTGGAATGACAGCGTTGCGGTTTGCAGAAGGCGTGCCGCCCGAAGCGCAGACCATGAGCTTGGTCGCACTGCTCGCGCTCGGCGCGAATGTTGCAAGCGTCATCATCCTGCTCAAATGGCGCGACGGCGACAGCAATGTCCGCTCGGTCTGGCTGTGTTCGCGTAATGACGCGATTGGCAATGTCGCCGTGATCGTCGCGGGCCTTCTTGTCGCCGCGACCGCGAGTGCTTTGCCGGATTTGCTCGTGGCAATCATGCTGGCAGGCTTGTTCCTCCGGTCGTCCATCGCCATCGCGCGGCAGGCGATGTCTGAGCTTAGGTCTGAGCGCCTTCATCTAGAAAGAGGGGAAAGCCGATGA